One genomic window of Methanosalsum zhilinae DSM 4017 includes the following:
- a CDS encoding NAD(P)/FAD-dependent oxidoreductase, translated as MVGYIMDVDRSTIRESQYDAVVIGAGPAGMFAANEMSSSGMNVLVVDMGENIDKRECPIDSIQHCTHCTPCDIMCGVGGAGTYSDGTLNLRPDIGGNLTEYTGDHRTSWDLVEYVDRIFLECGATEKLYSPAESDIEDLKRRAASVGARFIEIRQRHIGSDNAPEVITRFKNRLDEQGVDFLLNTRVDDLIIENSICKGIVLSGGDCINVKYTLLAPGRIGGDWVNQLVDRHSIKARYAGIDIGVRVEVPAIIMDPVTKINRDPKFHIQTRKYDDFVRTFCTNDHGFVVKEEYEGFIATNGHSLHSRMSENTNFAFLVHVELTEPIENTIKYARSVAKLATTIGGGKPVLQRMGDLRRGRRSTSSRLERNSVINTLKEVTPGDISMAMPHRIVMDIIEGLEILDRIIPGVASDSTLLYAPEVKFYSMKIHVDRNMQTDIRNLFAAGDGAGLSRDIVNAAATGVLAGRGILNIENR; from the coding sequence ATGGTCGGATACATCATGGATGTTGACAGATCAACTATCAGAGAATCACAGTATGATGCTGTTGTGATTGGCGCAGGACCTGCAGGAATGTTTGCTGCAAATGAGATGTCATCCAGTGGTATGAATGTTCTGGTTGTGGATATGGGAGAAAATATCGATAAAAGGGAATGTCCGATTGACTCCATCCAGCACTGCACCCACTGCACTCCCTGTGATATCATGTGTGGTGTTGGAGGTGCAGGCACCTATTCTGACGGAACACTTAACCTGCGACCAGATATTGGAGGTAACCTGACAGAGTATACAGGAGATCACAGAACCTCCTGGGATCTGGTAGAATATGTGGACCGGATTTTTCTTGAATGCGGTGCTACTGAAAAGCTCTATTCTCCAGCCGAGAGCGACATAGAGGACCTTAAAAGAAGGGCTGCATCGGTGGGTGCCAGGTTCATTGAGATCAGACAGCGTCATATAGGTTCAGACAATGCTCCTGAAGTTATTACAAGATTCAAGAACAGACTGGATGAACAGGGAGTTGATTTTCTATTAAATACAAGGGTGGATGACCTTATAATCGAGAACAGTATCTGCAAAGGAATTGTTCTGTCCGGAGGAGATTGTATCAATGTAAAATATACTCTCCTGGCACCAGGAAGAATCGGTGGGGACTGGGTTAACCAGCTGGTTGACAGGCATTCCATAAAAGCCAGGTATGCAGGGATTGACATTGGGGTCAGGGTGGAAGTTCCTGCAATTATCATGGACCCTGTTACAAAAATTAACAGAGACCCGAAATTCCATATCCAGACCAGAAAATATGATGATTTTGTAAGAACTTTCTGTACAAACGACCATGGTTTTGTTGTAAAGGAGGAATATGAAGGCTTTATCGCTACAAACGGTCATTCACTGCACAGCAGGATGTCTGAAAATACAAATTTTGCCTTCCTGGTTCATGTGGAGTTAACAGAACCAATCGAAAATACGATCAAATATGCCCGTTCTGTTGCAAAGCTTGCAACAACCATTGGAGGCGGTAAGCCGGTACTCCAGCGAATGGGAGACCTGAGAAGGGGTAGAAGGTCAACCTCCAGCAGACTTGAAAGAAATTCTGTGATCAATACACTAAAGGAGGTTACACCTGGAGATATTTCCATGGCAATGCCCCACAGAATAGTGATGGACATTATTGAAGGTCTGGAAATTCTGGATAGAATCATCCCTGGCGTTGCCTCAGACTCCACTCTTCTTTATGCCCCTGAGGTCAAATTCTATTCAATGAAGATACATGTAGACAGGAATATGCAAACAGATATCAGAAACCTTTTTGCGGCAGGTGATGGTGCAGGGCTTTCGAGAGATATTGTCAATGCCGCAGCAACCGGAGTGCTCGCAGGCCGTGGTATTCTAAATATTGAAAATAGATAA